Below is a window of Fluviibacter phosphoraccumulans DNA.
CGTCGGACAAAAACGTGGGCGTGCCGCCACCCCAGTGTATCTGCGCCACCGAACGCGATCCAATCAATGATTGCAGTTGCAGATCAATTTCTCGCTCCAGATAATCCAGATAACGAGAGGACTTTTGGTGATCTTTGGTAATCACTTTGTTGCAGCCGCAGTAGTAACAGACCGTGCTACAGAACGGCAGATGGACATATAATGAAAGCGGTTGCTCTGGTGTAGGCCGTTCTTGTAATGCATCCACCAACAATTGGGCGCCTGGATTCGCTTGAAAACGGTCAGCCGTGGGGTAGGATGTGTAGCGAGGGCCGCTGATATCAAATCGTCGGCATAAATCTCGGTCTACCAATGCAAGTGTTGAATTGTTCATAGCAGAATTATATGACCACAAAGCAAGAACCGCAGTCGTGCAAGAAGAATTCCGAAAGCGCTGGTAAGGGTGTGTCTATCGACTTTACCGAAGTGAAAGCACATTGCCAGCATTGCGACTTAAATCCGGTCTGCCACCCGCCCGGTTTGAACACCGATGAAATGGAGTCCCTGGATCAGTGGTTCCCCACGCGTCGCCGCCTGAAGCGCGGCGAGTCACTGTACGAAATCGGTGAAGCATTTAATGCCATTTATGCGGTGCGTAGTGGTTTTTTCAAAACAGTATTGCCCAGTCCGCAACAACGTGACCAGGTCACGGGTTTCCAAATGACGGGTGAAATACTGGGCATGGACGGTATTGGCAGTGGCTTCCATGCCTGCCAGGCCGTTGCGCTGGAGGTCAGCGAAGTATGCTTGATGCCTTATGGCAACGTCGAAGAACTGGCCAGCAACCTACCTAACTTGCATGCCCATCTGAATAAGCTCATGAGCCAGCGCATTGTTCATGACCAGTCTGCCTTCAAGATTCTGGCCAATCTGCGCTCCGAATCCCGTTTAGCGGCTTTTCTTCTAGACTTGGGGAAGCGCTTCTCAACGCTGGGCTATTCCCCCAATACCTTTGTGCTGCGCATGACACGCGAAGAAATAGGCAGTTATCTGGGGCTATCGCTAGAAACCGTGTCGCGGATTTTTTCGCGCTTTCAGGAGGATGGACTCGTTGATGTGCAAACGCGTCACCTGCAAATTACCAATCCTGAGGCGCTGTCTGAAATCGCCGCAGGCAAAAATTCACACTAGGAGGCATCGTTATGTTCAAACATTTACTGCTACCGATTGATGGTTCGGAACTATCACTCATGGCATCGCGCCGGGCCGCTGAGTTCGCCAGCGAAATCAAGGCATCGATCACACTCTTATTCGTCAAGCCGGAATACCCCGTCAGTTACTACGGCGATGGCGCGCTGATTGATCCCACGACGCCGGAAGAATTCAGCAAACTCACGAACACCATCGCGGACCGCAACCTCAAAGCTGCGGCCGAGATTTGTACGGCGGCCGGAGTATCGTTCACGGTGCACACCGAAACGAGCGATGTGCCTTATGAAATTATCATCAGCACGGCCGAACAGAAACAATGTGACCTGATTTTCATGGCCTCACATGGCCGCCGTGGTATTACCAGCCTTTTACTCGGTAGCGAAACCCAGAAAGTGTTGACCCATTCGAAAATCCCGGTGCTGGTCTACCGCTAATTCAAAGGATACGGATTATGAAAACCGCACACGACCTCGTACTTGAAGCCAAACAGCATATCAGCGAGATCTCTCTTGAAGAAGCCTTGTCAGCACTTGAAACAAAACCTTTAGTGCTGGATGTCCGTGAGCCCGATGAGTTTCAACAAGGCCACCTGCCATCAGCCATCAACATCCCACGCGGGGTTCTGGAATTTCGTATGAGTCAAGAACCAACGCTGACAGATCGCAGCCGTCAAATTCTGCTCTACTGCAAAACGAGCGGTCGCGCCGCTCTGGCCGCTGAGGCACTCCAGAAACTGGGGTTCACTGCCGTACAAAGCGTCGCAGGTGGCTTTGATGCATGGCATGCCGCTGGACTACCGACCGAAACACCCAAACCTTTGACCTTCGAGTGAACTAATCCCGGGGTAGTCTTCTGCAGCAAAAATTTGCTCGTTTGCCAAACGGGTTGGGTGAAGATAACCCCGCTACTCATTGTAATGAGCGGAGAATCCTATAAACAGTTCGCTCACTAACCCCCAATTTCATAGCGATCTGCCTTTTGGTCAGCCCCAACGAGAGTAACACCCCTATCTCCTCGTCTGGTTTAAATGTCCTGCCGAGGGCGTCGACTTGTAGTTCATTGTTTTGAGACACAGAAGCGAAGTCGATCGAAAGATGGCATGGCTTTATCGTCTTACCATCGCAAAGAAGCAGACTACGTTCAAGGATGTTTTTCAGTTCACGTATGTTGCCTGGAAAACTGTAGGCATTTAGCAACTTCAAGGCTTGATCACTCACCCTGTAAGTAATCCCACTTTCAATTCTTCTCAACAACGAGGTGATTAGCACTGGGAGATCATCACGCCTTTCTCTTAGGCTTGGTACAGAAAGTGGAAACGTACTGATTCGATAATATAGATCGTTGCGGAATTCACCATTTTCAACCAGCTTTTTCAATGGACGATGTGTTGCAGACAACAACCTTACATTGGCATGTCTTAACTGGTTAGAGCCCACACGCCTATACGTGCCAGATTCTAGAAAGCGAAGTAGTTTAGCCTGTAGGCCGATCGGTATATCGCCAATCTCATCTAAAAACAATGTGCCGCCATCAGCTTCCTCAACCAGACCCCGTTTTAAGGCATATGCACCTGTAAACGCCCCTTTCTCATGGCCGAACAGCTCGGACTCTATAAGCGCTTCTGGTAATCCAGTGCAATCAACGGTTATAAATGGTTTTAAAGAGCGCTTACTTGAATCATGGATTGCCCGAGCAACTAGCTCCTTACCCGTTCCAGATTCACCTTCTATCAAAACCGTTGTGTCGGTAGGCGCAACGCGGTGAAGATGGTCCAACATCTTGAGAAACATCGGTGAGCGACCGGTCAAACCTTCACGTTGGCTGTTGGGACTAAAGTGCTGCAGAGGCTGAAGTCGTTCAAGGAAAAATACGATATCACCACGCTTATTTTTGAGCGGCGTTAAATCGATTGATTCGTACAGATCATTCTCGGCACGGCGATGAATGTGAACGACGCGTTCTCGCGTTCCTGATTCACGACTCATTGATAGCGGACAACTCTCCCCCGACTGGTCGCATGGCAGTGAATAACCATGAGATACCGCATAACAGGTCTGGCCCACGACGCTATCTATCCCACTGTGATTATGAAGCTGCAGGTAAGCATCGTTAGCAAAGCGGATCACGTAGCTTTGATCAATCAATACATGCGGCTCATTGAGACTGGCAACCAGTTGAATCAGCAATTCGGGAGGGTTGTCTAACGCCATAGTTTTTCTGCCATTATCTGCCAATTGGCAGGAACTTTAAGATTAGAACACGCTATCGATTGAGCGTCTATAGAAAATTCCGTTTCTAAACAGCAAGTTGCAACATGCGACATTTGGCACGGAGTTTGCACTATAAACGGCATGAACAAAGCCTCAACAAATCAGGACATCAAGCTACGAAACGAACTGATATTGCTCGTCATCGCGAAACTTGCGCTTCTGTCCATGATTTGGTGGGTTTTCTTCAGTGAAAAGCGGGTCACAGTAGACCCTGCAGTTGTAGGGAGCCAGGTAGTCGCTGGTTCCCAACCGATTCAGTCCGGAGATAAAGAGTGATTTCTGAACAACTAGTTGATCTTTCCCGCTTGCAGTTTGCTGCAACTGCGCTTTACCACTTCCTCTTTGTCCCATTAACGCTGGGCATGACATGGATTCTCGTCATCATGGAAAGCGTTTATGTGATGACTGGCAAGACCATTTACAAAGACATGACCCGATTCTGGGGAAAGTTATTTGGAATCAACTTTGCTTTAGGGGTCACTACCGGCATCACTATGGAGTTCCAGTTTGGGACCAATTGGGCTTATTACTCCCACTATGTTGGCGACATTTTCGGCGCACCACTCGCCATAGAAGGTTTAATGGCTTTCTTCCTTGAGTCTACTTTTATTGGTCTATTTTTCTTTGGCTGGGATCGTCTGTCACGCCAGCAACATCTTCTGGTTACGACATTGATGGCTATTGGTACGAATTTATCGGCACTGTGGATTTTGATCGCCAATGGGTGGATGCAAAACCCGGTAGGTGCGGAATTCAGCTATATAACGATGCGCATGGAGATGGTTGATTTTGCCGCTGTACTATTTAACCCGGATGCTCAGGCAAAGTTTGTGCACACGGTTTCCGCCGGTTACGTAACAGGCTCGATGTTTGTGCTCGCCATTTCTTCTTGGTACTTGCTAAAAAAACGCAATGTAGAGTTTGCCCGACGGAGCTTTAGCATTGCTGCCGCATTTGGATTAGCCTCAATTTTATCCACTATCGTACTCGGGGATGAATCAGGGTACACAGTCGGCGAAGCACAGAAAACAAAGCTTGCTGCTATGGAAGCCATGTGGGAAACGGAGCATGCGCCAGCTGGTTTTAACTTAATCGCATTTCCTAATGAAAAGGAAATGCGCAACACCTATGCGCTTGAGATTCCTTATGTCATGGGGCTGATTGGTACTCGATCACTGGATAAAGAAATACCCGGGATCAAGGAGATTATTGCCAATAATCGGGCACGTGTCGTTTCTGGCATCAAGGCCGTAACAGCGCTTGACGCTTTGCGCAAGAATGACACAAGCCCTGAAGTCAAAAAAACATTTGAAGCGCATAAAGCCGATCTTGGCTTTGGCTTGTTGCTGCGAAAGTACGTGGTCAGCATGTCGGATGTAACCCCTGAAATGATCGATCAAGCCGCTAGGGACACCATTCCTAAAGTAGCGCCAATGTTCTGGTCATTCCGAATTATGGTGGGACTAGGCTTTGCAATGCTCGCTTTGTTTGTATTAGCTGCCTGGTATTCGGTAAAAGGAAATTTCGCAGAAAAGCCTTGGCTTCTTCGATGGGCGCTGTGGTTTTTGCCTGCCCCATGGATTGCTGCTGAACTTGGTTGGTTTGTTGCTGAATATGGCCGTCAGCCCTGGACGATTTATGGTGTCTTACCTACACATCTTTCCGTTTCAACTCTTAGTATCGAAAGTCTCTATGGTTCTTTAGCCGGCTTCATTGGCTTCTATACGTTGCTTCTCGTAGTCGAAATGTATCTGATGGTGCGTTTTGCACGGCAAGGTCCCGGTAGCTTGGGCACAGGCCGTTATGACAATGAAGTCGCTCATTCACCACATGCTTAAGAGGTCACAGGATGTTTGATTATGCAACACTGAAAGTAATTTGGTGGCTACTCGTCGGGGTATTGCTCATTGGTTTCGCCATTATGGATGGGCATGACATGGGTGTTGGAACGCTCCTACCCTTCGTCGGAAAAACAGACAATGAGCGTCGGGTGGTCATTAATACAGTGGGGCCCCACTGGGACGGCAATCAAGTCTGGTTTATTACTGGAGGGGGTGCAATTTTTGCTGCCTGGCCGTTAGTCTATGCGACAGCTTTCTCGGGATTTTATTGGGCAATGCTGGCTGTGCTCTGGGCCCTCTTTTTCCGCCCAGTTGGGTTCGATTATAGAAGCAAGATCGACAATCCAGTGTGGCGTAAGACTTGGGACTGGGGCCTATTTGTAGGCGGTGCAATACCGCCACTGATTTTTGGGGTTGCCTTTGGCAACTTGCTTCAAGGCGTGCCGTTCCATTTCGACAACAACCTGGCCTCCTATTACACCGGAAGTTTTTGGGCGTTGTTAAATCCGTTTGCTTTGCTATGCGGTCTCGTATCAACGACCATGATTACTTTCCACGGTGCTGTTTATCTCGCACACAGAACCGAAGGCGCTATAGGCGCCCGTTCCCGCAACGCATCATACATATTCGGAACACTACTTATCGTCACCTTTAGTCTTGCAGGCATATGGCTCTGGCAATCCATTCCGGGTTACGTCATCGAAACAGCTGTCTCCCCAAACGCACTTCCGAACCCCCTGGGAAAAAGTGTGATTCGGGAAACTGGCGCCTGGTTACAAAACTATCAACGGTACCCTCTTACTACGTTGCTACCACTACTCGTGTATGTCATGGCACCGACCGCGATGTTGTTAGTAAGCCGTGGGAAAACCTTACTTGGTTTCATCGCATCTTCAATAACGATAATCGGCGTCATTGGTACTGCAGGCGTATCAATGTTCCCATTCATCATGCCCTCTTCTACTGATTTTGGATCCAGCCTGACTGTTTGGGATAGCGTCTCAAGCCACCTAACCCTTGGAATTATGCTTGTGGCAACGCTGATTTTTATGCCAATCATCATTATTTATACCAGCTGGGCGTACAAGGTTATGGCCGGCAAAGTCACTCTCGCATACATCCGTGAAAACGACCATTCTGCTTACTGATACAAAACCATGAAAATTGCTATCACTAGTCAAACCATCAAAAGCGTTACAGCGCACGCAGGACGTTGTCGTAAATTCTGGGTTTATGAGTTATCAAATATCTGCGATGAAATAGACAAGCAGTTTGTCGAACTCGATCTTGATGAAACGCTGCACACGATGAGCAATGGTTTACCGAAAAAATTAGAAGGCATTAGTGTACTAATCACTGCAAATCTAGGCGATTCTTTAAAAGCAAAGCTATCAAAAGCTGGCGTTTCTGCCTATCTGACTTCAGATACTCAGCCTGATGTTGCCTTGCTTAACTATCTTGCAAACTCGTGCATCAAACACTAATTTGAAAGGAATTCTGTATGTGGTACTTCACTTGGGTATTAGGTGTTGGGTTTGCGATATTTTTAGCCATACTTAACGCACTATGGATGGAAAATGCCGAAGCGCGAAAGATGGCCTTATTAAAACCGGAACCATCACCCGAAAACAACAAGCATCGTGAATAGCCTGCCAGCAAATCCGGTAACGGCCCAAGTTTCATGGATTCCTTTAATCTGCGCTGTTGGGATCATGATTGCCCTGAGTATTTATCCTGGATTTCTAGTTAAACCTACTGGTGATGTAGATCGTATATCTGCCTATTTGTTTTTCTGGTCAATGACAGCAGGATTTATTCGCGGTGTTGGCTTTATTCCTAAGACACGGCTGTTGGCTATTATTTTTTCTGGACCGGCTTGTCTCATTACTTTCACTGTTTCAGTTGTCAACCTGTACGCTTTTTAACCTCAGACCTTCATTTTAACCAAGGAGCTCCTCATGAAAAAAAAACTAATTGCTGCAACACTGGCGTTTGGCGCATTCGCTGCACATGCTGATAATTCAAACGTTACGCTCATTGTGAACTCAGACAGCACAATGACACAAGGAATGACGATGGTTCTTGCAAATAAAATGCTGGAACAAGGCGACTCCGTTAACATTCTTCTCTGTGATAAAGCAGGTGACCTGGCGTTGAAGGCAAATAGCGGCAAAACACTGAAACCAGCGAATGCAACTCCGGGCCAAATGATGGATGGCGCCATCAAAAAGGGTGCCAAAGTTTTTGTTTGCGCACTCTATCTGCCCAATAGCGGGAACACCCCAGACAGTTTGAAAGACAACGTGAAGCCAGCTAAGCCTGACGAAATGGCTAAGCAACTGATGGAACCGAACCGTAAAGTTATCAGCTTCTAATCCAGATATCGCAACCCATTCATCATTAAGGACCGATACATGCTTGTTCGCAAATTAGTTATCACAGCGTTCCTATTTGGGATATCTCTTCAAGCCATTGCAGCACCAATTCCAGAAAGCCCTGATCGTCAAACATCTTGGGGTCTTTATGTCGATTCACGTGAGGCTTTCGAGCTAAAGACCGGAACAGAAGGCAAAAAGATTCTTTTCGTTGACGTCCGTGACCCCATAGAAATTATGTTCACAGGCTTTACCGATACTGTAGACATTAACATCCCCTTCCTCATTAGTAATCCAACTAAATGGAATGAGAAGAAGAGTGTGTATGCGATGGAACCTAACAAGGACTTTGAATCAGATATCGTCAAAGCCCTTAATGATCGCGGTCTCACCAAGGATGACAAAATCATCCTAATGTGTCGATCAGGCGGAGAGCGTGGTGCACCAAGCGCCAAGGCTCTAGATGGCAAAGGCTTTAAACAAGTCTACGTCGTTACTGATGGCTTTGAGGGCGATACCGTCAAAGAAGGCCCTAAGAAGAATTGGCGCTTGGTCAACGGATGGAAAAGCTCCGGCCTTCCCTGGGGCTACAAGCTTAACAAGCAAAAAATGTATTTCGAATAGCACCTAATTTTGGTGTTATATAATTTAGTTGTTTATAAAATGTTTTTTCATAACTACAACCGGACTTTATATGAAAAAAATTATCATCAATCGACGCCGCTTTATCAGCCTAGCCAGCATGGCAGCGGTTCTTCCACTTCTGACTAATGTAAAAACTGCATTAGCAGGTCAAAACGCAAACATGCGTAATGCGCTGAAGTATCAAAATACACCTTCGGGCGATAAGAAATGTAGCAACTGTTCACACTTCATTCCAGGTGCAAACGCAAAAGCACTCGGGGGTTGCCGAATGCTTCCTGGAGACACAGAGATCAGCCCTGATGCCTACTGTAACGCATATGCCAAAAGGGCTTAATGGTTGTCCACGATTTCACAGCTACCAAATAGCTTGAACTAACGTCAATTTTTTGGCACGAGCAGTGGCTTTATGTTTGTTTTGTTAGGAAATAAGGTGCAGCAAAAGCACGCTGCACCCAACTCAAATATTGAGCACAAGACCGATCATTAAATGACGATAAACAAAGTCTGGCAAAAGCTTCTTATTCGATGTTTTCGGGCGCGCCGGCTTAAGCATGAGATATCGCCTGAACACTTTGCTTTAAGCGCAACAAAAGTGTCGATATCAATCGCAGCTAACGATCACTTATTTGCTTGGTGGATTCCTGCAACCCTACACTCTGAAAATCATAGCGCGCCGACTGTAATTGTTTTGCATGGTTGGGGGTCAAACGCGGGGCAGATGCTTAGTATTGCACCCTGGATTCACAATCTTGGTCTTCATGCCTTGTTCTTGGATGCTCGCTGCCACGGCGCCAGTTCGGATGCCGACTTTACATCTATGCCGCGCTTTGCAGAAGACCTTGAATCGGCCAGGAACTGGGTTTTATCACAAGCTCAAGTGGATCACAGGAATGTCATCGCAATCGGTCACTCTGTCGGTGCGGGTGCTGTTCTATTGAGTGCAACGCGGACCGAATGGGCTGGCGTGGTCAGCCTGAGTGCCTTTGCACACCCACAAGAGATGATGAAGCGCTACGTAAAAGATCTCTGGTTACCCAGTCAAAAACTTTTACCTTGGATTGTTAATGAGGTGCAATCAATCATCGGCGCAAAGTTTGATGACATTGCGCCTATTAATACAATTCAGAATTGTCGTTGCCCTGTCATGCTGGTGCATGGTGAAGATGACATGGAAGTGCCGGTAACAGATGCACAACGCATTATGCAAGCTGCGCCACCAGACGTTCAAACTTTTATCGTACCTAATGTGGGTCACGATCTTCGACCCGCAATGAATATTTTAGGTCCTCATGTATGTGCATTTATACAGAGGATAGTGAATTCACAAATGACTATCAAGGAGAGCGCACCGCTTAACACTAAACAATGCAATTGAGTAATCGTATGTACAGACATAGCCAAGCACTATTGACATCATAGTGATAAATCACTTGTGACAACTACACGCGTTCACTATATTGAGTCTGTAATTGTTTTTCTTTTAACTGATTGACCGGACAGAAAGGTCTGTATGAGTTGCGATACAAAAATCAAACCTCGAAAGAGTGCCAATCAATCTGGCGAGCAAGTCCTCACACCAACTTCAATGGAGAAAAGAATCATGGGCTCAACAATGGTACGTCGTGAAATGCCAGAGTTTTCAATCGATGCATACGATGCTAATACAGGTCACTACACCCATGTGTCTAGTGACGATTACAAGGGCAAATGGGCTGTCATCTGTTTCTACCCTGCTGACTTTACATTTGTCTGCCCCACTGAAATTGCCGCAATGAATGCTAAATACGATGAATTTCAAAAAATGGGCGTTGAAATCCTGGCCGTTTCAGTTGACTCAAAATTCTCTCACAAGCGTTTCGTTGAGACCGAACCGATCCTAAAGGGGTTGCAGTTGACTATTGGAGCCGACACTACCAAAGAAGTGAGCGCAAAGTTTGGCGTACTCATTGAGGAAGAAGGTGTTGCGCTTCGTGGCCGCTTCTTGTTCAACCCGGATGGAGTTTGCGTTGCTCAAGAGGTGCAAGCTGATTCAGTCGGCCGAAATGTTAATGAGTTCATTCGTCAAGTTGAAGCTTGGCAATACGCCACAAAAACGGGTGAAGTTTGTCCTGCTGGCTGGCGCCCGGGCAAAAAGACACTCCCTGTAAATACAGATGCTGAAAAAATGACAGGTCGTGTGGGGGACTACATTACGATTGAAGAAATTTTGAGCTAAGCTGTAGTAGTTCAGACTTGATCTGACAGTAGTCCTTGCCAAAGGGTGGGGTTACCCGGTTTGATAGAGGTGTCGAATCTTTATCAACCAAAGTGCGCAAGCACAAGGAGTAACCCCATGAGTAGTGTTCAACAGAATGTCATCAAACACAAGGTCGGCTTGCTGAATCTTGCTGCCGAGCTTGGCAACGTGTCTCGTGCCTGCAAGGTGATGGGCTTTTCCCGTGACACCTTTTATCGGTATCAGGCAGCCAGAGACGAAGGTGGCGTCGAGGCACTGATTGATGCTAACCGACGTAAACCAAACCCGAAGAATCGTGTCGAAGAAGCGACAGAGGCAGCGGTTACGGCATTTGCTTTGGAACAACCTGCTTTCGGGCAGCTACGCGTCTCCAATGAATTGCGGCAACGTGGCATCTTTGTTTCGCCCTCTGGCGTCCGATCCGTCTGGCTTAGGCATGACCTCGAATCTTTCAAGAAGCGGCTGTTGGCGTTAGAGCGCCATATGGCCGAAACTGGCGGCATTCTGACAGAGGCGCAGGTTCAGGCGCTGGAGAGAAAGCAAGACGACGATGTCGCCCATGGCGAGATAGAAACAGCCCACCCCGGTTACCTCGGTAGCCAGGACACTTTCTACGTGGGCACCATCAAGGGTGTAGGCCGCATTTACCAGCAAACCTTTGTCGACACCTATTCCAAGTGGGCGACAGCCAAGCTCTACACCACCAAGACGCCGATCACGGCGGCTGATCTACTCAATGACCGGGTACTGCCATTCTTTGCCGAACAGGGTATGGGCATGATCCGTATCCTGACTGACCGCGGCACTGAATATTGCGGCAAGCCGGAATCACATGACTATCAGCTCTATCTGGCCTTGAATGACATTGAACATAGCAAGACCAAGGCGATGCATCCGCAGACCAACGGTATCTGTGAACGCTTCCACAAGACCATCCTGCAAGAGTTCTATCAGGTCGCGTTCCGACGCAAAATTTACCGCTCTATCGACGAGTTGCAAATCGATCTGGATGAATGGCTGTCGTACTACAACAATGCTCGAACACATCAAGGCAAGATGTGCTGTGGGCGCACGCCAATGCAAACGCTAATTGACGGAAAGGAGGCCTGGCAAGATAAAATCACCGCATTGAACAGCTGAACTTGAACTGACAATTACTTCGTCAAACCGGGTGCCTGTCAGATCAGATCGCGACTACTACAGCTAAGCACTTGCTACAAGAGCCGCAAATTGCGGCTCTTGTCTGGTCAATACCGAATTACCACTAAGAAATACCAAACATGCCGATACCGGCATGATTCGTCTAAATAAAAAAATCCATAATGAATACTGCTGAATCACGGCTTAAAAACTTTCCTGTCTCTTGGTTCTCTACTGTGATGGGAATGTGCGGCTTATCTATTGCATGGAATCGGGCTGAACATTTTTTTAATAGCGGATTTTGCCTGAGCTCGATTTTACTGGGCATAACCACTCTATTGTTTCTGGTACTTCTAATCATTTATACACGGAAGCTCATCAAGTACCGTGCTGAGGTGATCGAAGAATTAAAGCACCCGGTAAAACATGCATTCTTTCCGACGATATCGATTAGTCTTCTTTTGCTCTCTGCGGCCTATCTGCAACGCGATCCCGATCTTTCGTTAATACTTTGGGTTGTTGGCGCTTCACTTCAACTGATATTGACGCTGTATGTACTCTCATCATGGATGCACCATGATCGTTACGAAATTACCCATCTCAACCCCGCATGGTTTATTCCGGTTGTAGGAAACATGATCGTGCCAATTGCCGGCGTTCATCATGCACCTATTGAGATATCGTGGCTTTTCTTCAGCATGGGACTCTTTTTCTGGCCAATACTGACGTCGATCATTTTCTATCGATTGGTATTTTACACTGCGCTGCCAGAACGGTTGCTTCCAACTTTATTCATATTTATCGCACCCCCTGCTGTTGGCACTATTGCCTGGGTAACGCTAACAGGTCATGTTGACGCATTTACTCATTTTATGTTTTCATTTGGCTTAGCGTTCACTCTGCTGTTGTTTAGCCAAATTAACCACTTTCGACGCATCAAATTTTTTCTGTCATGGTGGGCATACTCGTTCCCTCTTGCGGCAATGACCATTGCAAGTTTCTTGATGACAAAGCAGACAGGCAATGTTTTCTATCTTTACCTAGGCTACCTGCTCATAACGATTTTAAACGCACTGATCATCGTCCTGATTTGGAAAACAGTACTCGCGGTATATCGCAGAGAAATCTGCGTAGCAGGACATTAATCATTCATCCAACATGAT
It encodes the following:
- a CDS encoding cytochrome ubiquinol oxidase subunit I — translated: MISEQLVDLSRLQFAATALYHFLFVPLTLGMTWILVIMESVYVMTGKTIYKDMTRFWGKLFGINFALGVTTGITMEFQFGTNWAYYSHYVGDIFGAPLAIEGLMAFFLESTFIGLFFFGWDRLSRQQHLLVTTLMAIGTNLSALWILIANGWMQNPVGAEFSYITMRMEMVDFAAVLFNPDAQAKFVHTVSAGYVTGSMFVLAISSWYLLKKRNVEFARRSFSIAAAFGLASILSTIVLGDESGYTVGEAQKTKLAAMEAMWETEHAPAGFNLIAFPNEKEMRNTYALEIPYVMGLIGTRSLDKEIPGIKEIIANNRARVVSGIKAVTALDALRKNDTSPEVKKTFEAHKADLGFGLLLRKYVVSMSDVTPEMIDQAARDTIPKVAPMFWSFRIMVGLGFAMLALFVLAAWYSVKGNFAEKPWLLRWALWFLPAPWIAAELGWFVAEYGRQPWTIYGVLPTHLSVSTLSIESLYGSLAGFIGFYTLLLVVEMYLMVRFARQGPGSLGTGRYDNEVAHSPHA
- a CDS encoding helix-turn-helix domain-containing protein gives rise to the protein MTTKQEPQSCKKNSESAGKGVSIDFTEVKAHCQHCDLNPVCHPPGLNTDEMESLDQWFPTRRRLKRGESLYEIGEAFNAIYAVRSGFFKTVLPSPQQRDQVTGFQMTGEILGMDGIGSGFHACQAVALEVSEVCLMPYGNVEELASNLPNLHAHLNKLMSQRIVHDQSAFKILANLRSESRLAAFLLDLGKRFSTLGYSPNTFVLRMTREEIGSYLGLSLETVSRIFSRFQEDGLVDVQTRHLQITNPEALSEIAAGKNSH
- the cydB gene encoding cytochrome d ubiquinol oxidase subunit II yields the protein MFDYATLKVIWWLLVGVLLIGFAIMDGHDMGVGTLLPFVGKTDNERRVVINTVGPHWDGNQVWFITGGGAIFAAWPLVYATAFSGFYWAMLAVLWALFFRPVGFDYRSKIDNPVWRKTWDWGLFVGGAIPPLIFGVAFGNLLQGVPFHFDNNLASYYTGSFWALLNPFALLCGLVSTTMITFHGAVYLAHRTEGAIGARSRNASYIFGTLLIVTFSLAGIWLWQSIPGYVIETAVSPNALPNPLGKSVIRETGAWLQNYQRYPLTTLLPLLVYVMAPTAMLLVSRGKTLLGFIASSITIIGVIGTAGVSMFPFIMPSSTDFGSSLTVWDSVSSHLTLGIMLVATLIFMPIIIIYTSWAYKVMAGKVTLAYIRENDHSAY
- the cydX gene encoding cytochrome bd-I oxidase subunit CydX, with amino-acid sequence MWYFTWVLGVGFAIFLAILNALWMENAEARKMALLKPEPSPENNKHRE
- a CDS encoding NifB/NifX family molybdenum-iron cluster-binding protein, coding for MKIAITSQTIKSVTAHAGRCRKFWVYELSNICDEIDKQFVELDLDETLHTMSNGLPKKLEGISVLITANLGDSLKAKLSKAGVSAYLTSDTQPDVALLNYLANSCIKH
- a CDS encoding rhodanese-like domain-containing protein, with the protein product MKTAHDLVLEAKQHISEISLEEALSALETKPLVLDVREPDEFQQGHLPSAINIPRGVLEFRMSQEPTLTDRSRQILLYCKTSGRAALAAEALQKLGFTAVQSVAGGFDAWHAAGLPTETPKPLTFE
- a CDS encoding cyd operon YbgE family protein — its product is MNSLPANPVTAQVSWIPLICAVGIMIALSIYPGFLVKPTGDVDRISAYLFFWSMTAGFIRGVGFIPKTRLLAIIFSGPACLITFTVSVVNLYAF
- a CDS encoding sigma-54 interaction domain-containing protein, translated to MALDNPPELLIQLVASLNEPHVLIDQSYVIRFANDAYLQLHNHSGIDSVVGQTCYAVSHGYSLPCDQSGESCPLSMSRESGTRERVVHIHRRAENDLYESIDLTPLKNKRGDIVFFLERLQPLQHFSPNSQREGLTGRSPMFLKMLDHLHRVAPTDTTVLIEGESGTGKELVARAIHDSSKRSLKPFITVDCTGLPEALIESELFGHEKGAFTGAYALKRGLVEEADGGTLFLDEIGDIPIGLQAKLLRFLESGTYRRVGSNQLRHANVRLLSATHRPLKKLVENGEFRNDLYYRISTFPLSVPSLRERRDDLPVLITSLLRRIESGITYRVSDQALKLLNAYSFPGNIRELKNILERSLLLCDGKTIKPCHLSIDFASVSQNNELQVDALGRTFKPDEEIGVLLSLGLTKRQIAMKLGVSERTVYRILRSLQ
- a CDS encoding high-potential iron-sulfur protein, coding for MKKIIINRRRFISLASMAAVLPLLTNVKTALAGQNANMRNALKYQNTPSGDKKCSNCSHFIPGANAKALGGCRMLPGDTEISPDAYCNAYAKRA
- a CDS encoding universal stress protein, whose amino-acid sequence is MFKHLLLPIDGSELSLMASRRAAEFASEIKASITLLFVKPEYPVSYYGDGALIDPTTPEEFSKLTNTIADRNLKAAAEICTAAGVSFTVHTETSDVPYEIIISTAEQKQCDLIFMASHGRRGITSLLLGSETQKVLTHSKIPVLVYR
- a CDS encoding rhodanese-like domain-containing protein; this translates as MLVRKLVITAFLFGISLQAIAAPIPESPDRQTSWGLYVDSREAFELKTGTEGKKILFVDVRDPIEIMFTGFTDTVDINIPFLISNPTKWNEKKSVYAMEPNKDFESDIVKALNDRGLTKDDKIILMCRSGGERGAPSAKALDGKGFKQVYVVTDGFEGDTVKEGPKKNWRLVNGWKSSGLPWGYKLNKQKMYFE